The following proteins are co-located in the Campylobacter concisus genome:
- the hemE gene encoding uroporphyrinogen decarboxylase yields MIFIDACLKKPTPYTPVWMMRQAGRYLPEYMRVRAQAGDFLSLCKDYKKASEVTLQPVEILGVDAAILFSDILVVPLEMGMDLRFEKGEGPVFSEPLRDKAALDALSIEKSTKNLAYVYDTIKLTREKLAKDKALIGFCGAPWTIATYMIEGCGSKTYAICKKMLYQNPEFLHQILEKVTQALILYVKEQIKAGVNAVQIFDSWAAALEEQAYFEFGFSYINKIVDSVKAEFPEIPVIVFPKGISGYLDKISGKFDVFGVDWSTPIELAKEKLSPRYVLQGNMEPTRLYSKKAIDEGVDKILSTMKGVPHIFNLGHGILPDVPVENAKYFIKQVQTKSAR; encoded by the coding sequence ATGATTTTTATAGACGCTTGTCTTAAAAAACCTACCCCTTATACGCCTGTTTGGATGATGCGCCAAGCTGGTAGATATCTACCAGAGTATATGCGAGTACGCGCGCAAGCAGGGGATTTTTTGTCACTTTGCAAAGACTACAAAAAGGCTAGCGAGGTTACGCTTCAACCAGTTGAAATTCTAGGCGTTGATGCGGCGATTTTATTTAGCGACATTCTCGTTGTGCCTCTTGAAATGGGCATGGATCTACGTTTTGAAAAAGGCGAAGGGCCAGTTTTTAGTGAGCCTTTGCGTGATAAGGCCGCACTTGATGCACTTAGTATCGAAAAATCGACTAAAAATTTAGCATACGTCTATGACACGATCAAACTTACAAGAGAAAAATTAGCCAAAGATAAGGCGCTCATTGGCTTTTGCGGCGCACCTTGGACGATAGCTACATATATGATCGAGGGTTGTGGCAGTAAAACTTATGCGATCTGCAAAAAAATGCTCTATCAAAATCCAGAATTTTTACATCAAATTTTAGAAAAAGTGACGCAAGCTCTCATCCTTTACGTGAAAGAGCAGATAAAAGCTGGTGTAAATGCGGTACAAATTTTTGACAGCTGGGCGGCTGCGCTTGAAGAGCAGGCATATTTTGAGTTTGGATTTAGCTATATAAATAAAATAGTTGATAGCGTCAAGGCTGAGTTTCCAGAGATCCCAGTCATCGTTTTTCCAAAAGGAATAAGTGGCTATCTGGATAAAATTTCAGGTAAATTTGACGTTTTTGGCGTTGACTGGAGCACGCCAATCGAGTTAGCCAAAGAAAAACTTAGCCCAAGATATGTCCTTCAGGGCAATATGGAGCCAACAAGGCTATATAGCAAGAAGGCGATCGATGAGGGCGTGGATAAAATTTTAAGCACGATGAAAGGCGTGCCTCATATTTTCAATCTTGGTCATGGAATTTTGCCTGATGTGCCAGTTGAGAATGCAAAATAT